From the genome of Bosea sp. Tri-49, one region includes:
- a CDS encoding GGDEF domain-containing protein: MSKHRTLSYRFWAALAVILGCSVVLGAILISTYYRELQATRLSETRLERFQLVMRAVNRLSAERGPVNSVLGEEPSTYSPSRRRLITFQANTDAALDRLSPIAGFSQQLAETRRSLTEARQLIDALDRQPLGVRRPQDFHKVVLAMFGVVDTAQALVDAAISDFNTAESDHLIGTALVARMLSDIREQVGRMGSNFVASIAARTPIGPEHRSAHDIAYGRVLGFWQLVEQQTGTNTDPQIAATRRAVVEDFFGKGMAIYRELLATGQDGNYRFDTITFTNQIVPTFASLERLRDMYLDSAMAQVKANGEHARRLLIIISTVTLIALLLELVLVIASQTLLFRPLLSARDAVMALASGKTGSSYATRNTRGEIGSLFNALDALRSKLTERDALDREKLKLTAQLRQLAETDGLTGILNRGALEQRAASMLAARSEQQPLPLILLDIDHFKRINDNYGHIAGDEVLKETARRLQAALRPADVIARFGGEEFAILLADPTAKPDQIAERLRSAFLGAPFTLDTGASLNVTASFGVAAMTPAGGSWPDLVEAADQALYEAKAAGRNRVVARAAA; this comes from the coding sequence ATGTCGAAGCATCGCACTCTCAGTTACCGGTTCTGGGCGGCTCTCGCGGTGATCCTCGGCTGCTCCGTGGTTCTCGGCGCGATCCTGATCTCGACCTACTACCGGGAACTCCAGGCGACCCGGCTCAGCGAGACGCGGCTTGAGCGCTTCCAGCTGGTGATGCGTGCCGTGAACCGCCTCTCGGCCGAGCGTGGCCCGGTCAACAGCGTGCTCGGCGAGGAGCCCAGCACCTACAGTCCCTCGCGCAGGCGCCTGATCACGTTCCAGGCGAACACCGATGCCGCACTGGACCGGCTATCGCCGATTGCCGGCTTTTCGCAGCAGCTGGCCGAGACAAGGCGCTCGCTGACCGAGGCCCGCCAACTGATCGACGCCCTCGACAGGCAGCCCCTAGGGGTGCGCAGACCGCAGGACTTCCACAAAGTCGTCCTGGCGATGTTCGGCGTCGTCGACACGGCGCAAGCGCTGGTCGATGCCGCGATCAGCGATTTCAACACCGCCGAATCCGATCATCTGATCGGTACAGCGCTGGTCGCCCGGATGCTGAGCGATATCCGCGAGCAGGTCGGGCGCATGGGCTCGAACTTCGTCGCCTCGATCGCAGCGCGCACGCCGATCGGCCCCGAGCACCGCTCGGCACATGATATCGCCTATGGCCGCGTGCTCGGCTTCTGGCAGCTGGTCGAACAGCAGACCGGCACCAATACGGACCCGCAGATCGCGGCGACGCGCCGCGCCGTGGTCGAGGACTTCTTCGGCAAGGGCATGGCGATATACCGCGAGCTCCTCGCCACCGGCCAGGACGGCAATTATCGCTTCGACACGATCACCTTCACCAACCAGATCGTGCCGACCTTCGCCTCGCTGGAGCGACTACGAGACATGTATCTCGACTCCGCCATGGCGCAGGTAAAGGCCAATGGCGAACATGCACGCCGGCTCCTGATCATCATCAGCACCGTCACGCTGATCGCTTTGCTTCTCGAACTCGTTCTCGTCATCGCCAGCCAGACATTGCTGTTCCGTCCGCTCCTGTCGGCGCGGGACGCCGTCATGGCCCTGGCCTCCGGCAAGACCGGTAGCTCCTATGCGACGCGCAACACGCGCGGCGAAATCGGCAGCCTTTTCAACGCGCTTGATGCCTTGCGCAGCAAGCTGACAGAGCGTGACGCCCTCGATCGGGAAAAGCTCAAGCTGACGGCCCAATTGCGGCAGCTGGCGGAAACGGATGGACTGACCGGGATTTTGAACCGCGGCGCCCTGGAACAACGCGCCGCGAGCATGCTGGCCGCGCGTTCCGAGCAGCAACCGCTGCCGTTGATTCTGCTCGATATCGACCATTTCAAGCGAATCAACGACAATTACGGCCATATCGCCGGCGACGAGGTGCTGAAGGAAACCGCCCGCCGATTGCAGGCAGCCCTGCGACCGGCTGATGTCATCGCCCGTTTCGGCGGCGAGGAATTCGCCATCCTGCTGGCCGATCCCACAGCCAAACCCGACCAGATCGCCGAGCGTCTGCGCAGCGCCTTCCTCGGCGCGCCCTTCACGCTCGATACCGGTGCGAGCCTCAACGTCACCGCCAGCTTCGGCGTTGCCGCGATGACGCCTGCCGGCGGCAGTTGGCCCGATCTCGTCGAGGCGGCGGATCAGGCGCTCTACGAAGCCAAGGCGGCCGGCCGCAACCGGGTGGTCGCGCGCGCGGCCGCCTGA
- a CDS encoding GNAT family N-acetyltransferase, which produces MDILTSRLSLRSSKLSDVPALFTFLGDAEAMRHTSQFATLRACRRHVAGHEWQRRRLGCAPWTIRSRADEAIIGWGGLFEDPFDPGWGVELGYWFAPSAWGRGYASELAAASVAEARDRLKLPELLAFAKPENAGSCRVLEKAGFMRERYVPELERHLYRQGFGKASQAVQAQFATSTRLPSGSRK; this is translated from the coding sequence ATGGACATCCTGACCAGCAGGCTCTCGCTGCGATCCAGCAAGCTCTCGGACGTGCCGGCGCTCTTCACCTTTCTCGGCGATGCCGAGGCGATGCGGCATACGAGCCAGTTTGCGACTCTGCGCGCCTGCCGCCGCCATGTCGCCGGACATGAATGGCAGCGCCGCCGGCTGGGCTGCGCGCCCTGGACGATCAGGAGCCGGGCAGACGAGGCGATCATCGGCTGGGGAGGTTTGTTCGAGGATCCGTTCGATCCGGGCTGGGGCGTCGAACTCGGCTACTGGTTCGCGCCCTCGGCCTGGGGCAGGGGCTATGCGAGCGAACTGGCGGCGGCAAGCGTCGCCGAGGCGCGAGACCGGCTGAAACTGCCGGAACTACTGGCCTTCGCCAAACCAGAGAACGCCGGCTCCTGTCGGGTGCTGGAGAAGGCCGGTTTCATGCGCGAGCGCTACGTGCCGGAGCTGGAACGCCACCTCTACCGGCAGGGGTTCGGCAAGGCGTCGCAGGCCGTTCAAGCGCAGTTCGCGACTTCGACCAGATTGCCGTCGGGATCGCGGAAATAG
- a CDS encoding PAS domain-containing sensor histidine kinase, translated as MNESVQDWNGLGGALAQDPALAEFASKGALLLWPADGDAPAFANTGGQALLDAFGGAAKLPAATRERLRLLAGGLASPNGLRLERLRLGAALAGLVTCACKLVKTEAGSTLALGVTPSDLRRLGITVPQEEPRAPAAPPASPSPAAPTTIAATADTQAESSEQQRRANLRFLWESDLDGTLVSLSREFAELVGQQAASVTLGLDWPALLATDVLDVDGDLAERLATSSTWSGRAVLWRVGPGEGARIELSGFPLFDSERNPAGFRGFGLVRSTANEAFPEREAPIEALVPVVPEADAQEADLPETVAAEDPVPEQVSDEVVEAAPAEAAQTDTSEGKADEAAPADAPAQAEPQDAAAESAEADADALMAPVDDGDAALEAEEPPQSPPEAPRANVVPLRNGHLSAVRPVLEPSKTLLSSAERNAFREIAKALGARIAGEEDVPGEPRLPAAAPLRIRAKDAEDSQADTPATTAPPPAAVPGQRPRVANAHAEILDRLPIAVLVNRDEAALYANRTLLDLLDYADLDDLTSAGGVSQLIKGASRSSEGAMILVDRKGGLISVDGRLSSVSWQGEPATLMAFRNSVPGGDLKMLSPEEAEEQELAAEFEAEEEESASRVAQLRLEGEASDARVAELSAMLDTATDGVVTVDGRGRILSLNKSAEALFGYDQREVAGELFTLLFAPESHSPALDYLDGLIGGGVASLMNDGREVIGRVRQGGRIPLFMTMGRIAEKPDSKFCAVLRDITAWKKTEGELVEARKTAEKASAQKSDVLAKISHEIRTPLNAIIGFAEVMAEERFGPIENERYKEYLRDIHLSGGYVISLVNDLLDLAKIEAGKLDLDFGSVNLNEIALSAVNLLQPEAQRGRVVLRSGLAPKLPPVVADERSLRQIVINLLSNAVKFTDAGGQVIVSTALGDQGEAILRVRDTGIGMDDDEIKLALEPFRQVPTTRRAGGTGLGLPLTKALVEANRAALTITSVKKEGTLVEVTFPPQRVLAS; from the coding sequence ATGAACGAATCCGTGCAGGATTGGAACGGCCTTGGCGGCGCGCTGGCGCAAGATCCCGCACTTGCTGAATTCGCCAGCAAGGGCGCGCTGCTGCTCTGGCCGGCCGATGGCGATGCACCGGCTTTCGCCAATACGGGCGGCCAGGCGCTCCTCGACGCCTTCGGCGGAGCCGCGAAACTGCCCGCAGCCACGCGCGAACGCCTGCGCCTGCTTGCCGGCGGGCTCGCCTCGCCGAACGGGCTCAGGCTCGAAAGACTGCGGCTCGGCGCTGCGCTGGCCGGGCTCGTGACCTGCGCCTGCAAACTCGTCAAGACCGAGGCCGGCTCTACGCTGGCCCTCGGCGTCACACCCTCCGACCTGCGCCGCCTGGGCATCACCGTGCCGCAGGAAGAGCCACGCGCTCCGGCTGCGCCGCCGGCCTCACCCTCCCCGGCCGCCCCGACGACGATCGCCGCGACGGCCGATACCCAGGCCGAATCATCTGAGCAGCAGCGCCGCGCCAATCTGCGCTTCCTGTGGGAAAGCGACCTGGATGGGACGCTGGTTAGCCTGTCCCGGGAATTCGCCGAGCTTGTCGGCCAGCAGGCCGCGAGCGTGACTCTAGGGCTCGACTGGCCCGCTTTGCTCGCCACCGACGTTCTCGACGTCGACGGTGATCTGGCCGAACGTCTCGCGACGTCCTCGACCTGGAGCGGCCGCGCCGTGTTGTGGCGTGTTGGCCCGGGCGAAGGCGCCCGCATCGAGCTCTCCGGCTTTCCGCTGTTCGACAGCGAGCGCAATCCCGCCGGCTTCCGCGGCTTCGGCCTGGTCCGATCGACGGCCAATGAGGCTTTCCCTGAGCGGGAGGCTCCGATAGAGGCGCTCGTGCCGGTCGTGCCGGAGGCCGATGCCCAAGAGGCAGACCTCCCGGAGACGGTAGCCGCGGAAGACCCCGTGCCTGAACAGGTTTCAGACGAGGTCGTCGAGGCAGCCCCAGCTGAGGCGGCCCAAACCGATACCAGCGAGGGCAAGGCTGACGAGGCAGCGCCGGCCGACGCGCCTGCACAGGCGGAGCCTCAGGACGCGGCAGCTGAATCAGCCGAGGCGGATGCCGACGCTCTGATGGCGCCCGTCGACGACGGTGACGCCGCACTAGAAGCTGAGGAGCCGCCGCAGTCGCCCCCCGAGGCACCGCGAGCTAATGTCGTGCCGCTGCGCAACGGCCATCTGTCGGCCGTCCGCCCGGTGCTCGAACCGTCCAAGACCCTGCTGTCTTCGGCCGAGAGGAACGCCTTCCGCGAGATCGCCAAGGCGCTCGGCGCCCGCATCGCTGGCGAAGAAGACGTGCCCGGCGAGCCGCGTCTGCCGGCCGCCGCTCCGTTGCGCATTCGTGCCAAGGACGCCGAGGACTCGCAGGCGGACACTCCTGCGACGACTGCTCCGCCGCCAGCCGCCGTACCTGGACAGCGGCCGCGCGTCGCGAACGCCCATGCCGAGATCCTCGACCGCCTGCCGATCGCGGTGCTGGTCAACAGGGACGAGGCCGCGCTTTATGCCAACCGCACCCTGCTCGATCTGCTCGACTATGCCGATCTCGACGATCTCACTTCGGCCGGTGGCGTCAGCCAGCTGATCAAGGGCGCGAGCCGCAGCAGCGAGGGTGCGATGATCCTGGTCGACCGCAAGGGCGGGCTGATCAGCGTCGACGGCAGGCTCTCCAGCGTCAGCTGGCAGGGCGAGCCTGCGACGCTGATGGCCTTCCGCAACAGCGTGCCGGGTGGCGATCTCAAGATGCTATCGCCCGAAGAGGCCGAGGAGCAGGAGCTCGCAGCCGAATTCGAGGCCGAGGAGGAAGAGAGCGCCTCCCGCGTGGCCCAGCTCAGGCTCGAGGGCGAGGCAAGCGACGCCCGCGTCGCCGAGCTTTCGGCGATGCTCGATACGGCGACGGACGGGGTCGTCACCGTCGATGGGCGCGGCCGCATCCTCTCGCTCAACAAGAGCGCCGAAGCGCTGTTTGGCTACGATCAGCGCGAGGTCGCCGGTGAGCTCTTCACCCTGCTCTTCGCGCCGGAGAGCCATTCACCGGCGCTCGACTATCTCGACGGGCTGATCGGGGGCGGCGTTGCCTCGCTGATGAACGATGGCCGCGAGGTCATCGGCCGCGTGCGCCAGGGCGGGCGCATCCCGCTGTTCATGACCATGGGCCGGATCGCCGAGAAGCCGGACAGCAAGTTTTGCGCGGTCCTGCGCGACATCACCGCCTGGAAGAAGACCGAGGGCGAGCTGGTCGAGGCGCGCAAGACCGCGGAGAAGGCGAGCGCACAGAAATCCGACGTCCTCGCCAAGATCAGCCACGAAATCCGGACGCCGCTCAACGCCATCATCGGCTTCGCCGAGGTGATGGCGGAGGAGCGTTTCGGCCCGATCGAGAACGAGCGCTACAAGGAATACCTGCGCGACATCCACCTGTCGGGCGGCTACGTCATCAGCCTGGTCAACGACCTGCTCGACCTCGCCAAGATCGAGGCCGGCAAGCTCGACCTCGACTTCGGCAGCGTCAATCTGAACGAGATCGCGCTCTCGGCAGTGAACCTGCTGCAGCCGGAAGCCCAACGCGGCCGCGTGGTGCTGCGCTCGGGGCTGGCGCCGAAGCTGCCGCCGGTCGTCGCCGACGAGCGCTCGCTGCGCCAGATCGTGATCAACCTGCTCTCCAATGCGGTGAAGTTCACCGATGCCGGCGGGCAGGTGATCGTCTCGACCGCGCTAGGCGACCAGGGCGAGGCGATCCTGCGGGTGCGCGATACTGGCATCGGCATGGACGACGACGAGATCAAGCTGGCGCTGGAGCCGTTCCGGCAGGTGCCGACAACGCGCAGAGCAGGCGGCACCGGCCTCGGCCTGCCATTGACCAAGGCGTTGGTGGAAGCCAACCGGGCGGCGCTGACTATCACGAGCGTCAAGAAGGAAGGCACGCTGGTCGAAGTCACCTTCCCGCCGCAGCGGGTGCTGGCGAGCTGA
- the mgtE gene encoding magnesium transporter — translation MNAAITEALPIAGLAAPDLAVTLARAHVADIVEALNEHEPAYAAQVLLSLPKGRAVDVLDQPELGEPGAILKALPLDRAIAFIQGMSSDRIADIFRNDLSEPERHRFVARLDRETKAALASLLAYPEHSAGAIMTTEFVSVPADWTVARTLEHVRTVERTRETIYAIYVLDPVTGTLQQAVGLRRLISGAPDALVGSAAGRREPVSVSPLTDREEVARLIAKYNLLAVPVVDEGRRVLGIVTVDDVIDAMVDETTEDVHKLGGMEALGEPYNQISFFKMIRKRAGWLSILLVGEMLTASVLQHYEGALEKAIVLTLFIPLIMSSGGNSGSQATSLIIRALALRELALRDWWRVALRELPTGLTLGAILGAIGFARVVAWQKLGFYDYGEHWPLVAATVGAALLGIVTFGSLTGSMLPFVMTRLGFDPASASAPFVATLVDVSGLAIYFSIALLILSGTLL, via the coding sequence ATGAACGCCGCTATCACCGAAGCCTTGCCCATTGCCGGCCTCGCCGCGCCGGATCTCGCCGTCACGCTCGCCCGCGCTCACGTCGCCGACATCGTCGAGGCGTTGAACGAGCACGAGCCGGCTTATGCCGCGCAGGTGCTGCTCAGCCTGCCCAAGGGGAGGGCGGTCGATGTGCTCGACCAGCCAGAACTCGGGGAGCCCGGAGCTATCCTGAAGGCGCTGCCGCTCGATCGCGCCATCGCCTTCATCCAGGGCATGTCGTCCGACCGGATCGCCGACATCTTCCGCAACGATCTCTCCGAGCCGGAGCGGCATCGCTTCGTCGCGCGGCTCGACCGCGAGACCAAGGCTGCGCTCGCCTCGTTGCTCGCCTATCCCGAGCACAGCGCCGGCGCGATCATGACCACCGAATTCGTCAGTGTACCGGCCGACTGGACGGTCGCGCGGACGCTCGAGCATGTCCGCACCGTCGAGCGTACGCGCGAGACGATCTACGCGATCTATGTGCTCGATCCCGTGACGGGCACGCTGCAGCAGGCCGTGGGGCTGCGCCGCCTGATCTCGGGTGCGCCCGATGCGCTCGTCGGGTCCGCTGCCGGCCGGCGCGAGCCGGTCAGCGTCTCGCCGCTGACCGATCGCGAGGAGGTGGCGCGGCTGATCGCCAAGTACAACCTGCTCGCCGTTCCCGTCGTCGACGAAGGCAGACGCGTCCTCGGTATCGTCACCGTCGACGACGTCATCGACGCGATGGTCGACGAGACCACCGAGGACGTCCACAAGCTCGGCGGCATGGAGGCGCTCGGTGAGCCCTACAACCAGATCAGCTTCTTCAAGATGATCAGGAAGCGGGCCGGTTGGCTCAGCATCCTGCTCGTCGGCGAGATGCTGACCGCCTCCGTCCTGCAGCATTATGAGGGCGCGCTCGAGAAGGCGATCGTGCTCACTCTGTTCATTCCGCTGATCATGAGCTCGGGCGGCAACTCCGGCTCGCAGGCGACCTCGCTCATCATCCGCGCTCTTGCGCTGCGCGAGCTCGCCCTGCGCGACTGGTGGCGCGTGGCGCTGCGCGAACTGCCGACCGGATTGACGCTTGGCGCCATCCTCGGAGCGATCGGCTTCGCCCGCGTCGTGGCCTGGCAGAAGCTCGGCTTCTACGATTACGGGGAGCATTGGCCGCTGGTGGCGGCGACGGTCGGCGCAGCCTTGCTCGGCATCGTCACCTTCGGCTCGCTGACTGGTTCGATGCTGCCCTTCGTCATGACACGGCTCGGCTTCGACCCGGCCAGCGCCTCGGCTCCCTTCGTCGCGACGCTGGTCGACGTCTCCGGCCTGGCAATCTATTTCAGCATCGCCCTGCTGATCCTGAGCGGCACGCTGCTATAA
- a CDS encoding VOC family protein encodes MADETPCLVGSLDHFVLTVASIERSCRFYREALGMAVVTFGKDRKALAFGPHKINLHEHGKEFEPKAHQPMPGSGDFCLIATEPVEAIARHLSTLGIAIEEGPVPRTGATGPIRSIYFRDPDGNLVEVANCA; translated from the coding sequence ATGGCGGACGAGACGCCCTGCCTCGTTGGGAGTCTCGACCATTTCGTGCTCACGGTCGCCTCGATCGAGCGAAGCTGCCGGTTCTATCGCGAGGCGCTCGGCATGGCGGTGGTGACCTTCGGCAAGGACCGCAAGGCGCTCGCCTTCGGTCCGCACAAGATCAACCTGCACGAGCACGGCAAGGAATTCGAGCCCAAGGCACACCAGCCCATGCCGGGTTCCGGCGATTTCTGCCTGATCGCGACCGAGCCGGTCGAGGCCATCGCAAGGCACCTCTCGACGCTCGGCATCGCCATCGAGGAAGGGCCGGTTCCGCGCACCGGCGCAACGGGGCCAATCCGCTCGATCTATTTCCGCGATCCCGACGGCAATCTGGTCGAAGTCGCGAACTGCGCTTGA